In Labrus bergylta chromosome 5, fLabBer1.1, whole genome shotgun sequence, the genomic window gggggggggtgggggggtgatgGGGAGACACTCACAGAGCTCTGTGAGAATCTGGGAAATTATTGACCCTGTAGAGAGAGCAGATCTGCTGCTTGATGCTGGATCAATGACTTTGACTCAGCACACGCTCATCAAACTGCACACACGTGTGAGACTGACAAAAATTGAATCCttggtaaaagaaaatgtatgtaaTATAGTTATACATGTTACCATATCGAAGCAGTACAGACATTTCTAGATTTTCCATGACAATTAAAAACAGGGTCATTTACGCATCTTAACctacttttgtttaaaatacaaGGTTACATTTGAACTTTGGTGCAattttatgattttcttttgGGGAAAATGAACGTTAAATATAGTAACAACTATTTTGTCACGTCCCTTTAATGCACTAAAACATAATATTTATACAGTCACAGCTGCTTGTGAAATGGGAAttttgtttgacctttttttacTTGATAATTTTTTAATTCTCTCCCAGAAATTCAAGATATTTCAAGCAatcctttaaaactttaaactaTGTGCTTCCCATTCAAtgcagccaaaaaaaacaatggccaTCATCCTGCTGAGGTCCAGATGTAGCCTAACAGAGTCATTTGACACGTTCCTTGTAGTCGGTGTGAGTAACACATTGAGCACACTTTCCCACACTGACTCCCTGTATGGTGTGGTCATTGATCCACAAAGGGACTTGTGTGGCAGATGCTGGCTGAGTGTTGTTATAGAAACAGAGCCTGACATCACTAACCATCTGGAGGGAAAGCACGCCATTGGCTGTCTCAGACAGTTTGCACAATTTGAATTCTTGTCAAGGAATTTCAGATacgtttaaaaaatatatatttcttgtCATGATTTCAATGTCCAACCATTCTTATACAACCTTTACCACTGATATTGATTGGTAAGAGTTTTGACTTGTACGTGTTAAACTGTGTGAATATAACCTTTTCACACGAGGGTGGGAGGTTTATAGGGGAGCACATGTGGGCCCACATTTCCTGACGTGTGCCGATTCCCTTGGAGAATAATTTTAGTCTGACGGGTTGGGTCGATGATAACACCCTTTTCTGCTCTCTAGGGCTTCATCACAGTCCACTTATAAGGAGAAAACAGGCATGTGCCCTTCTAAGAATTGACCCCATCTTCAGTGAGAACCAATGTGGTGCTTTAATTAATATATTAcggttaaaaataaataactcaatTATTTGGTTTATTAAGTGTTAAATTAGAATTGTATATTACATGTCAATTAAATGCCAAATTCCTTTATGATTAATAATTAGTGAAGCCTATTTTGTTGGGGTTGGAGAGCATTAAAGCTAGACCCATATAAAAGGGGCTGGGAAACTAAGTTTAGCAACTGAGAAAATATGGAACCTTGAGAAAGTGTCAGAATTAAGGGAATATATTCCAAGTTCCAAGGCATATGCTAGTGGCAACGAAGGAAGCACTTAACTCTTCACCTTTAAATGCTAACTTTGGAGATGTTCAATCTTTCTACTTGtctctgtaaaatgttttaatcatgttGTATATGGACCTTGGGCGGCAatagctcagtctgtggggacttgggttgggaactggagcgacatgggttcaaatcccagtaCGGACAAAAAGTGTGGAAGATGGTCCGGTTGTTGCGAGGTGCCAAGtgacttcctgagtactgccaaggtgcccttgagcaaggtatCAAACCCCCAAGAGCTCTGGCGCACTCCCTTTGTAGCAGcctctctgacatctctctgttAATTCATGTTCTTTGGGactgtttgtgcacgtgtgtaaTTCAGGTCTATGTGTGTGAGGAGtttgtctctcaataacagagcgTAAACCAGAATTACCCCTCAGGGATGAATGAAGTATATAAATTAGAAACGGCAAAAGAGCAGCGATAGTTTTTAATATAAGATTATATTCAGCCGTTTACAGCAACCGTGTTATCAGAAATTTTCACCAATAAAGACTGTTGGAAAGTACACAAAAATGCCTTTTAGAGATCCTTAAACATAGCTTAAAGGTTGTTAACCAGAGACATTTTAACCAGACACTCATTTGTCATCAATTGTAATTGGTAAGTAGAATTAACATTGAGATAAAGATTGCCATAATATGTATCCACCACTAGCTGTTTTTACATAGTAAACAAATATTTGTAGAaaaatgttagcatttagcagctGTGCCTTTTCTAAAGTATCTTGGTGCTTTATTAAGTTGTGTTCGTTGTTACCTAAGATtacttttgaatgtttttctcttgaTGTCCTTGATGCCCTAGGGCTCCActaaattctttgttttcttgccTGTAAGTTGACAGACATGTGTAGTTTCTTTGTAATCAAGCTTCCTGCAGTTCAAAAGCTTGAGTTTCATGGTTTAATTCTGAGAAACATCTGTTATGTATTACTGTAGGAgatgtttagttttttgtgttttaacagaTTAACAAAGTCTATGTGAAAACTTTAATATATGCTGTGCCAAAGATATTGACTCTCTCTAAAAGTAATGAGTATAAAAGATTTTGAAGCTGATtcatatcatagaaacacttcAAGACAGGTGTATGGTTAAAAGTAAGTTTTAGATTTGAAAGCTGAGCTCTCttaatctgtctctcttcaggtcAAAGGTCTGGATCTATTGTCCCACAGGGCTCTGTGAGTGAGGTTCCTCTGCTTTCCCACACTCTGTCCTTTCACTGGAGGAACAATAGAAGTGTGCcttttatttatctctttagATATAATGCCTCTCCTCTTTAAAGTGGGACATGGTGAGGATTAAACTTTAATTGACAACAGAACCGTTATATTGGTGCGGCAGGTCTTGTTGTACTGTACATTATCCCATGAGACTTTAGATATTAATGAACTATGAAATGAGTCTTGATTTTTGTCATTCACCTTCTGTAAAAAACTTGTTTGATAGAAATTGTGATGGATCATTTTTGTTCTTCAATCAACCTTGTGTTGTAAGAATTATCTTTCTTTTGTCAGTCAGCTGATACAAACTGCCTCTACTAAAAGCATGTTGGAAGAAAAGTAGAATATTTTCCTCTTGATAATGAGGTTTCAACTCAAatgacatgaaacaaaacagtttACCATTTGCAGTTTGTTTATTGAATCGGGCAAAATGAGCCACATTAGGTATAAAAGCTCCCTCTAGAGGTGATGatacatcacaacaacaacttgTAGTATTCCACAAGACACACTGTACTCAAAGAGAGTGAAGGAACAACCGTCtttataaaagacaaacaaaacacagtatTTGAGGACACAGTCCTCAATGAAGCATGTGAATTTTTAAGTATCAAAACATTCTTACTTAGTGTACAAAGAAATCAATATTGGATCTTACAACAGATCACATTGTTCTTCAGATCATTCAAGTCAACTGACTCGGCAAATAAAGATATGCTGATATCACTTGAAAACTGTAAATGATTACTTCAACTTTCTTTCACAAGAAAATTGGGGCATACAGAAAACCTTTCCAAGAAAGGATAAACATTTAGATCTTACAACAGATCAGATGCAATTAAATGTGGTTCATGCAACATGCATGATGAGATGCAGTATTTCATAATAGATAAGATACTGTTACTTCATATCATTTGGAAATGTCATATTAAACAAAGGGAAATAGCTAAATACTGCCTTCTgagcaaaaagaagagcagGTCTTATAACAGATCAGCTATGAAATATCAAATGAAGATCCTTGATGACAATATGTCTTCAATAGGACAGGTCAATGTTTTTCATCAGTATGATCAATAATATTAAAGGATTACAAATGTAACCAGATCATATACCAGCTATACATAAAGTACAGTGATATATAACAATTGCTTGAAGCAATTAGATTTGTATCATGCAACATGCATGACAAGAGTTAAACTTTTCTTATTaggaaaataaatgatcataaaTCTCATAGAATTCAGTCCAGTATTCTTTGACCAATGTGGTCGTCTCAGTTTGTCTGGTAGTAACTCCAGTCTGTAGGTGTCTACCACGGCCTCCAGGGGGCGCTGTTGACTGGACTCTTCTCTTTGGTGTTGCTGGTCTGGACTGTGGAGCTCAGAGGAGAGAAGTCAGCCTCTCTCAGGTTCTTATCAGAGGAAGGCTGCAGCTTGTTGAAGTGGTTCAGCagtcttctctgggacttcatgTTCACTTGCTGTTTGGACAGAAAGTGTGTCGTCTCTTGGACACAGCTGGAGAATCCCTTGTTGACAGCTGCTGAGTTCACAAGCTGATGCTGCTGGAGTCGTctgaggacacaaactgtcatcTCCAGGATGTCTGCTTTCTCCAGCTTGGAGTCTGGCTCTTGTTTGAGGAACTC contains:
- the LOC109980800 gene encoding transcription factor HES-5-like produces the protein MKPAEIRFSLQRPLQHRHPDMAPTITAAMTNSQEHLTLTHKLRKPQVEKLRRERINSSIEQLKSLLGPEFLKQEPDSKLEKADILEMTVCVLRRLQQHQLVNSAAVNKGFSSCVQETTHFLSKQQVNMKSQRRLLNHFNKLQPSSDKNLREADFSPLSSTVQTSNTKEKSPVNSAPWRPW